A genomic segment from Xiphophorus maculatus strain JP 163 A chromosome 6, X_maculatus-5.0-male, whole genome shotgun sequence encodes:
- the LOC102217538 gene encoding serine/arginine-rich splicing factor 11-like isoform X1, with amino-acid sequence MSYTTRVVQVTNVSPSTTSEQMRTLFGFLGTIEELKLFPPDDSPMPVTSRVCFVKFQEPESVGVSQHLTNTVFVDRALIVVPFAEGSIPDEAKALSLLAPANAVAGILPGGGLLPTPNPLPNPALGANPFGPPTIDPMAAFGFAGPNMNPQAADQLLKMMTDPKLNPLAAGLNLSASLKADASNKEIEEAMKRVREAQSLISAAIEPGHKESKKKHSRSRSRSRRRRTRSRSRHSRRRTRSRSRRRSSSRSRRRSKSPRRRRTHSRDRGRRTRSRSRDRKKEDVSRRRSKTPPKSYSTARRSRSASRRRRRSRTASRSPKKSPKRRVSPSPSPRRHKKEKKRDKDRERERRSDKERVREERERSTSKKKKSKDKERERERKSDGDKGDIKITRDYDEEEQGYDSEKEREERKDSDDSAMSPQSVEGNGSTRLVKQAKVNGADDRHEEDMDVSD; translated from the exons ATGAGTTACACGACGCGGGTGGTTCAGGTGACCAATGTGTCGCCAAGCACAACGTCGGAACAGATGAGGACATTGTTTGGTTTTCTGGGAACCATCGAGGAACTAAAGCTATTTCCGCCAGA TGATTCCCCTATGCCGGTGACATCCCGAGTCTGCTTTGTGAAGTTCCAGGAGCCAGAGTCTGTGGGAGTGTCTCAGCATCTCACCAATACGGTTTTTGTGGATAGAGCTTTGATCGTGGTCCCGTTTGCTGAAG gATCTATTCCTGATGAGGCTAAGGCTTTGTCCCTTTTGGCCCCAGCAAATGCTGTTGCAGGGATCTTGCCAGGCGGAGGCCTTCTCCCAACACCAAATCCTCTCCCAAATCCAGCT cTCGGAGCCAACCCCTTTGGTCCTCCAACCATAGACCCAATGGCAGCGTTTGGATTTGCTGGACCCAATATGAACCCACAG GCTGCTGATCAGTTGCTAAAGATGATGACGGATCCAAA ACTGAACCCGTTGGCTGCTGGTTTGAACCTGAGTGCGAGCCTGAAGGCCGATGCCTCAAATAAAGAGATTGAAGAGGCTATGAAGAGGGTCAGAGAGGCTCAGTCACTCATTTCTGCTGCTATTGAACCGGGAC ATAAggagagcaaaaagaaacattctcGGTCTCGATCCAGGTCCAGAAGGAGGAGGACCAGGTCACGTTCAAGACACAG TCGCAGGCGAACCAGGAGCAGATCAAGACGCAGATCCAGCTCGAGGAGCAGGCGGCGTTCCAAAAGCCCACGCAGGAGACGCACCCACTCCAGAGACAGGGGCAGGCGAACTAGAAGCAGATCCAG agacagaaagaaggaGGATGTTAGCAGGAGGAGATCAAAAACGCCTCCTAAAAGCTACAGCACTGCCAGAAGGTCCCGCAGTGCGAGCCG GAGGCGCAGGAGAAGTCGCACCGCCAGCCGATCTCCAAAGAAGTCTCCTAAAAGGAGagtttctccctctccttcccctcGAAG gcacaagaaggaaaaaaagagggatAAGGACAGAGAGAGGGAACGCAGGAGTGATAAGGAACGCGTTCGCGAGGAACGAGAACGCTCTActagcaagaaaaagaaaagtaaggACAAAGAGCGGGAGCGGGAAAGAAAATCAGATGGAGACAAAGGAGATATTAAG ATCACTAGAGATTATGATGAAGAGGAACAAGGTTACGACAGCGAGAAGGAAAGGGAAGAGAGGAAGGATTCAGACGATTCTGCCATGTCTCCTCAGTCTGTGGAGGGAAACGGCTCAACCCGGCTCGTAAAGCAGGCCAAAGTTAACGGCGCTGATGATCGCCACGAAGAAGACATGGATGTCAGCGACTGA
- the LOC102217538 gene encoding serine/arginine-rich splicing factor 11-like isoform X2 — MAAFGFAGPNMNPQAADQLLKMMTDPKLNPLAAGLNLSASLKADASNKEIEEAMKRVREAQSLISAAIEPGHKESKKKHSRSRSRSRRRRTRSRSRHSRRRTRSRSRRRSSSRSRRRSKSPRRRRTHSRDRGRRTRSRSRDRKKEDVSRRRSKTPPKSYSTARRSRSASRRRRRSRTASRSPKKSPKRRVSPSPSPRRHKKEKKRDKDRERERRSDKERVREERERSTSKKKKSKDKERERERKSDGDKGDIKITRDYDEEEQGYDSEKEREERKDSDDSAMSPQSVEGNGSTRLVKQAKVNGADDRHEEDMDVSD, encoded by the exons ATGGCAGCGTTTGGATTTGCTGGACCCAATATGAACCCACAG GCTGCTGATCAGTTGCTAAAGATGATGACGGATCCAAA ACTGAACCCGTTGGCTGCTGGTTTGAACCTGAGTGCGAGCCTGAAGGCCGATGCCTCAAATAAAGAGATTGAAGAGGCTATGAAGAGGGTCAGAGAGGCTCAGTCACTCATTTCTGCTGCTATTGAACCGGGAC ATAAggagagcaaaaagaaacattctcGGTCTCGATCCAGGTCCAGAAGGAGGAGGACCAGGTCACGTTCAAGACACAG TCGCAGGCGAACCAGGAGCAGATCAAGACGCAGATCCAGCTCGAGGAGCAGGCGGCGTTCCAAAAGCCCACGCAGGAGACGCACCCACTCCAGAGACAGGGGCAGGCGAACTAGAAGCAGATCCAG agacagaaagaaggaGGATGTTAGCAGGAGGAGATCAAAAACGCCTCCTAAAAGCTACAGCACTGCCAGAAGGTCCCGCAGTGCGAGCCG GAGGCGCAGGAGAAGTCGCACCGCCAGCCGATCTCCAAAGAAGTCTCCTAAAAGGAGagtttctccctctccttcccctcGAAG gcacaagaaggaaaaaaagagggatAAGGACAGAGAGAGGGAACGCAGGAGTGATAAGGAACGCGTTCGCGAGGAACGAGAACGCTCTActagcaagaaaaagaaaagtaaggACAAAGAGCGGGAGCGGGAAAGAAAATCAGATGGAGACAAAGGAGATATTAAG ATCACTAGAGATTATGATGAAGAGGAACAAGGTTACGACAGCGAGAAGGAAAGGGAAGAGAGGAAGGATTCAGACGATTCTGCCATGTCTCCTCAGTCTGTGGAGGGAAACGGCTCAACCCGGCTCGTAAAGCAGGCCAAAGTTAACGGCGCTGATGATCGCCACGAAGAAGACATGGATGTCAGCGACTGA